The following coding sequences are from one Patescibacteria group bacterium window:
- a CDS encoding efflux RND transporter permease subunit, with amino-acid sequence MENPGQQAGSFKEHPFDWNAKLVRYFLHNSRLVWVIIGAIVIGGLFALVHFQRQGFPQVSPKIVLVQTLFPGATAEEMERQVTSVIEAAVKDVKGLKETSSTSANSFSNVVVTLEESVNLDTATQDVQSKVQAIQAELPDDAEAPKVETFSTSGPAFIFGITHESQKIDTIRQVASDVIHALSDVPGVKSVTLAADAPEQIHITFDPAKMSQAGVNLQILQLALQGANVNFPAGTLDLDGKAQSIVTIGAYSRLEDISNLLLGVNPQTKQPIRVQDIAKVTRGFATEENIDRFGYITNNQLVSRPGVLVNIMVTNDADVIKTKAAIDAHLAEMRDANTLAKEVDVVELSDTARDTKNQIGEILDGAVGSPANAYFLGGIQLLFLVMLVFVNWRTAIVAALAIPLSMLFTFTALAITGTQLNTIVLFSLILVLGLIVDPAIIMIEAIQRYRDLQHSATDAVLESGRRYGASLFMAVLASIIVFLPFGVVSGIFGEIITYIPLTVIPALIASYLIPIAILPMLSKWLMRPRRVKAGDQAIAAEDEGLWPVARWFMSVSQKLLKAKWRQITTIVVALILVMASVSIVGSGKVQVVQFSKANDNPYISIDARFTKGLTFADRSATGTALEALLLDEPGVAKFFYYQQSRDNLFLFAELQAKAERDAENTSKKIVERLKANVAAVPHLDDVLVGELGVGPPEADYQIQVQLNDNDPTILEKAAVDIGNHLRSLEHIIRVDDGYTGKGESEVRVTLDRTKVQVAGLSSFEIGQQLKAVIGETTVTKFTGEGGSADVILKNGAVPKDLEAIRNLPLVSSRTGQTVRVRDVATVQQESTVSAIQRFDGLRYVSVRARIDDSKNLVAVQQKLNDYLTDEKLEQLGIDSRDSRGDFDDIAKSFKDLGMALAAAILLTYIFLVLQFKSFSQPLIMLITVPLSLTGVFPALLLTGSDLGFLEVLGVTILVGIVVSVGIFLMDYANQLVKERGYTAKEAIIQATGVRFRPIVLTKLVVIGGLLPLAIESEFWRGLAVVIIGGIALSGFLSLIVLPILYVWIQAGRKKLHGSLTKLEG; translated from the coding sequence ATGGAAAATCCAGGGCAGCAGGCCGGTTCGTTTAAAGAGCATCCGTTCGATTGGAACGCGAAACTTGTCCGGTACTTCTTGCACAACTCCCGGCTGGTGTGGGTCATTATTGGCGCCATTGTTATTGGCGGACTTTTTGCTTTAGTACACTTTCAGCGCCAAGGCTTTCCTCAGGTAAGTCCGAAAATAGTCTTGGTGCAGACACTTTTTCCTGGAGCCACGGCAGAGGAAATGGAACGGCAGGTGACAAGCGTGATTGAGGCGGCGGTGAAAGATGTCAAAGGCCTGAAAGAAACGTCCTCAACGTCTGCCAACAGTTTTTCTAATGTTGTGGTTACCTTGGAAGAATCGGTGAATTTGGATACCGCCACCCAAGACGTGCAATCCAAAGTCCAGGCGATCCAGGCCGAGTTGCCAGACGATGCTGAGGCGCCAAAAGTAGAGACGTTCTCCACCAGTGGCCCAGCCTTCATCTTCGGTATTACGCACGAGAGCCAAAAGATAGACACGATTCGTCAGGTTGCTAGTGACGTCATCCATGCATTGAGCGATGTCCCAGGAGTGAAGTCTGTCACGCTGGCTGCTGATGCCCCGGAGCAGATTCACATTACCTTTGATCCAGCAAAGATGTCGCAGGCTGGGGTCAACCTGCAAATTCTCCAGCTGGCACTCCAGGGCGCGAACGTCAATTTTCCTGCCGGCACTTTGGATTTGGATGGGAAAGCGCAGTCCATCGTAACGATTGGCGCCTATAGCAGATTGGAAGATATTTCGAATTTGCTTTTGGGTGTAAACCCGCAAACCAAGCAGCCGATTCGGGTTCAAGATATTGCCAAGGTCACCCGGGGTTTTGCAACCGAGGAAAACATTGATCGGTTTGGGTACATTACCAATAATCAGCTCGTGAGCCGGCCTGGTGTACTGGTGAATATTATGGTGACGAATGATGCTGATGTCATTAAAACCAAGGCCGCCATTGATGCCCACCTGGCAGAAATGCGAGACGCAAACACATTGGCGAAAGAGGTGGACGTGGTTGAGCTCAGCGACACGGCGCGTGACACGAAGAACCAGATAGGCGAAATTTTAGATGGCGCAGTTGGATCGCCAGCCAATGCGTACTTCCTTGGGGGGATTCAGCTCCTTTTCCTGGTCATGCTGGTGTTTGTGAACTGGCGTACTGCCATTGTGGCCGCCTTGGCCATTCCGCTGTCCATGCTCTTCACGTTCACGGCTTTGGCCATCACTGGCACGCAGCTGAACACCATAGTGTTATTCTCTCTCATTTTGGTGCTGGGGTTAATTGTGGACCCAGCGATCATCATGATTGAGGCTATTCAACGCTACCGGGATCTGCAGCATAGTGCTACGGATGCCGTGTTGGAATCTGGCCGACGGTATGGCGCGTCACTGTTCATGGCGGTGCTAGCGTCCATCATTGTCTTCCTGCCCTTTGGAGTAGTGTCTGGTATCTTTGGGGAAATTATTACGTACATTCCGCTTACTGTCATTCCCGCGCTTATTGCCTCGTACCTCATCCCCATTGCCATTCTGCCCATGCTTTCCAAGTGGCTCATGCGGCCGCGGCGGGTGAAAGCCGGGGATCAGGCTATAGCTGCCGAAGATGAAGGACTGTGGCCTGTTGCCCGCTGGTTCATGTCCGTAAGCCAAAAGTTGTTGAAAGCAAAGTGGCGGCAGATTACGACTATTGTCGTGGCACTCATTTTAGTCATGGCCTCAGTCTCTATTGTGGGCTCTGGCAAAGTGCAAGTGGTGCAATTTTCCAAAGCGAATGATAATCCTTACATTTCTATTGATGCACGCTTTACCAAAGGGTTGACTTTCGCTGATCGGTCGGCCACAGGTACTGCCCTGGAAGCGCTTTTGCTGGACGAGCCAGGAGTGGCAAAATTTTTCTACTACCAGCAGAGCCGGGATAACCTTTTCCTCTTCGCTGAACTACAAGCGAAAGCCGAACGGGATGCGGAGAATACTAGTAAAAAGATTGTGGAGCGTTTGAAAGCAAATGTTGCAGCTGTGCCGCACTTGGATGATGTGCTGGTGGGTGAGCTGGGCGTGGGTCCACCTGAAGCGGACTACCAAATCCAGGTTCAGTTGAATGATAATGACCCGACGATTCTGGAAAAAGCCGCGGTGGATATTGGCAACCACCTGCGCTCGTTGGAGCACATTATCCGGGTGGATGATGGCTACACCGGGAAAGGCGAATCCGAAGTTCGGGTGACTCTGGATCGGACGAAAGTGCAAGTAGCGGGTTTGTCCAGCTTTGAAATTGGCCAACAGCTGAAAGCAGTAATCGGTGAAACCACGGTGACCAAGTTCACGGGCGAAGGTGGCTCAGCCGACGTCATTTTGAAGAACGGGGCTGTACCCAAAGACTTGGAAGCCATCCGCAACCTGCCACTGGTTAGTAGCCGCACAGGCCAAACGGTCCGCGTTCGTGACGTGGCGACGGTGCAGCAAGAATCAACAGTCAGTGCTATCCAGCGGTTTGACGGTCTGCGCTACGTCAGCGTCCGGGCCCGGATTGATGACAGCAAGAACTTGGTGGCCGTCCAGCAGAAGCTGAACGACTACCTGACCGATGAGAAGTTGGAGCAGTTGGGGATTGATAGCCGAGATTCCCGTGGAGACTTTGACGACATTGCCAAGTCATTCAAAGACTTGGGCATGGCGCTGGCTGCGGCCATTCTGCTCACCTACATTTTCCTGGTGCTGCAGTTCAAGTCCTTTTCTCAGCCGCTCATCATGCTCATCACCGTGCCGCTTTCGCTCACCGGCGTCTTCCCGGCGCTGCTACTCACCGGGTCTGACCTAGGCTTCCTGGAAGTGCTTGGCGTTACTATTCTGGTGGGGATTGTGGTAAGTGTAGGTATCTTCCTCATGGACTACGCCAACCAGCTCGTCAAGGAACGTGGCTACACCGCGAAGGAGGCCATTATCCAAGCCACCGGCGTTCGCTTCCGTCCCATTGTCCTCACAAAACTGGTAGTCATTGGCGGGCTTTTGCCTCTGGCCATTGAGTCAGAATTCTGGCGCGGCTTAGCCGTGGTAATTATTGGTGGTATTGCTCTCTCCGGTTTCCTGTCCCTCATTGTCCTGCCCATTCTCTACGTTTGGATCCAGGCGGGCCGGAAGAAACTGCATGGATCTCTGACGAAACTTGAAGGTTAG
- a CDS encoding nucleotide pyrophosphohydrolase: MENDIKDLQKRIIAFRDARDWAKFHQPKELAISLAIEAAELLEKFQWQKGGTKEYQDENREDIGDELADVFIYALNLAHQMGFDVKEIVEEKLKKSGLKYPVEKAKGTDKKYTEL, encoded by the coding sequence ATGGAAAATGATATCAAGGACCTCCAAAAGCGAATTATTGCTTTCCGAGATGCGAGAGACTGGGCGAAGTTTCATCAACCAAAAGAACTGGCTATTTCTTTGGCCATTGAGGCAGCAGAGCTACTAGAAAAGTTTCAATGGCAAAAGGGCGGGACAAAGGAGTACCAGGACGAAAACCGGGAAGATATTGGGGATGAGCTTGCAGATGTCTTCATTTACGCGCTCAACTTGGCGCACCAGATGGGTTTTGACGTGAAGGAGATCGTGGAAGAGAAGTTGAAGAAGAGTGGTCTGAAGTACCCCGTGGAAAAGGCAAAAGGGACGGATAAGAAGTATACGGAGCTATGA
- a CDS encoding Bax inhibitor-1 family protein — protein MGLSDSVWDRGWSRAQTPSMSERTYIFAVTFFTLLGLIASALMAYQCLAWQPHWLMAIVIGLGIPIAGIIISVNSRNWVISFLGYLMVVIPLGALCGPTVALYKTDVVINALLMTIGVSTIMSIIGIIYPGSLQHWSKYLFAGLLVLLAGRLLEVFFAPIVDVTAAVPWWVSILDYGGAILFTCYIMFDWNRALELDYTLDNAVDVSVAIYLDIVNLFLHLLRIFGRSDD, from the coding sequence ATGGGATTATCTGATTCGGTTTGGGATCGTGGCTGGTCCCGGGCTCAAACACCCAGTATGTCGGAGCGGACGTACATCTTTGCGGTGACATTCTTTACCTTATTGGGACTCATCGCGTCCGCGTTGATGGCGTATCAGTGCTTGGCATGGCAACCACACTGGTTGATGGCTATTGTCATCGGCCTCGGGATTCCCATTGCCGGAATAATCATTTCAGTCAACAGCCGTAACTGGGTGATTTCCTTCCTTGGCTACCTAATGGTAGTCATTCCGCTTGGGGCACTCTGTGGACCTACGGTTGCTCTCTATAAAACAGATGTGGTCATCAATGCCTTGTTGATGACAATCGGCGTTTCGACGATTATGTCGATCATTGGCATCATCTACCCAGGCTCGCTTCAGCATTGGAGTAAGTACCTTTTTGCGGGTTTACTGGTCCTACTCGCAGGACGTCTCCTCGAAGTCTTCTTTGCCCCAATTGTCGATGTCACCGCAGCCGTCCCCTGGTGGGTAAGTATCCTTGATTACGGTGGTGCCATACTCTTCACCTGTTACATCATGTTCGACTGGAATCGCGCGTTGGAGCTAGATTACACACTTGATAACGCTGTAGACGTTTCAGTTGCAATCTACCTGGACATTGTGAATCTCTTTTTGCACCTCCTCCGGATTTTTGGTCGCTCTGACGACTAA